The Fulvivirga ligni genome window below encodes:
- a CDS encoding RagB/SusD family nutrient uptake outer membrane protein: MRKILNIKFCVLLSIAMIVFTSCDDYLEREPLARYSEDNYPVGSGLSSYVFGMYSSLRDYNVHTFAFVVATNVRSEDADKGSTPSDGASTREFDDFTLTPSNGLVNGFYQGHFDGISQANNVLAQADSLRESVTEYDYNVARAEALFIRAYLYFNMVRAFGGVPLVTSNVTETVSIPRSTASQVYDQIEEDLLEAISFLPETWGHEYVGRVNKYVAEGILAKVYLYQQRWADALAMSQNVINSGRYDLNTSYDEIFTEEGENNSGSIFEVQALKNSDFQTNDFGCQYAVVQGVRGSGDWNLGWGFNVPSDQLDAAYENGDPRRDATILYAGETTPYGETVPDFDTGVPNPRYNQKVYTNPAYREATSGQGGWWVNVRILRYADVVLMAAEAANELGQTVESLEKLEMVRARARGELNVLPEVTTTDQAELRDAIRHERRIELAMEHERFYDIVRWGIASDVLHAAGKTNYTQGKHELLPIPQAQIDLSGNVLTQNPGY, encoded by the coding sequence ATGAGAAAAATTTTAAATATAAAGTTTTGTGTGCTATTAAGCATCGCAATGATAGTCTTCACGTCATGTGATGACTATTTAGAAAGAGAGCCACTGGCGAGATATTCAGAAGATAATTATCCAGTGGGGTCAGGGTTATCCTCTTATGTTTTTGGTATGTATTCAAGTCTTAGAGATTACAATGTGCATACTTTTGCATTTGTAGTAGCTACTAATGTGAGATCTGAAGATGCAGATAAAGGAAGTACTCCCTCTGATGGTGCCAGTACAAGAGAATTTGATGATTTTACATTGACCCCTAGTAATGGATTGGTAAACGGCTTTTATCAGGGACATTTTGATGGCATTTCTCAAGCAAATAATGTTTTGGCACAGGCAGATTCTTTGAGAGAATCTGTTACTGAATATGATTACAATGTAGCCAGAGCGGAAGCTCTTTTTATCAGAGCGTATTTATATTTTAATATGGTGCGTGCGTTTGGAGGAGTTCCATTAGTAACGTCTAATGTTACGGAAACAGTGTCTATACCACGGTCTACCGCTAGTCAGGTTTATGATCAGATTGAGGAAGATTTGCTTGAAGCAATATCATTTCTACCTGAAACCTGGGGACATGAATATGTAGGTCGCGTAAATAAATATGTGGCAGAAGGTATTTTGGCAAAGGTTTATTTATACCAGCAACGGTGGGCGGATGCTTTAGCAATGTCTCAAAATGTAATTAATTCTGGTCGTTATGACCTGAACACATCTTACGACGAGATTTTCACAGAGGAAGGAGAGAATAATTCAGGCTCAATATTTGAAGTTCAGGCTCTTAAAAATAGCGATTTCCAAACCAATGATTTCGGATGTCAATATGCTGTTGTACAAGGTGTTAGAGGTTCTGGAGATTGGAATTTAGGTTGGGGGTTTAATGTGCCTTCTGATCAGCTGGATGCTGCGTATGAAAATGGCGACCCCCGAAGAGATGCAACAATTTTATATGCGGGTGAAACCACCCCATACGGAGAAACTGTTCCAGATTTTGATACTGGTGTTCCGAACCCAAGATATAATCAAAAGGTTTATACGAATCCTGCATATAGAGAGGCTACATCCGGCCAAGGTGGATGGTGGGTTAATGTCAGAATCTTAAGATATGCTGATGTTGTCCTAATGGCTGCTGAGGCTGCGAATGAATTAGGTCAGACGGTAGAGTCTTTAGAGAAGCTTGAAATGGTTAGAGCTAGGGCGAGAGGTGAGTTAAATGTTCTTCCTGAAGTAACAACAACTGATCAGGCAGAGTTGAGAGATGCCATTAGGCATGAGAGAAGGATTGAATTGGCTATGGAACATGAGCGTTTCTATGATATTGTAAGATGGGGTATAGCTTCAGATGTGCTACACGCTGCAGGGAAAACTAATTATACGCAAGGGAAGCATGAATTATTACCTATTCCTCAAGCTCAAATAGATTTGTCAGGCAATGTTTTGACACAGAATCCGGGATATTAA